Genomic window (Prosthecochloris aestuarii DSM 271):
GGTTTCCCCCTGTTTAATGCCCTCTCCGTGGCATGCTGTACAGCGCTCCTTGACCACACGGCCTTCACCGCCGCATGTAGGACAGGCTGCAATATTGACGAACTGGCCAAACATGGTTTTCGATGCCTGACGAACCTCCCCTGTTCCCTGGCAGGTCGGGCAGGTCTCAAGCTCCCCGGTCTTCGATCCGGTGCCGTTACAAACATCACAGGCCACCTGCTTTTTGATCTTCAGCGTTTTTTCAACGCCTTTGGCAATCTCCTCAAGGGAAAGTTTCAAACGGATTTTCAGATCGCTGCCCGAAACACCGGCTGAACGGGAACGTCTGCCGCCACCGCCGCTAAACACATCCTCAAAACCAAAAGGCGATCCGCCGCCTCTTGCCCCGCCGCCGAACATATCGTTGAATGCACTGAAAATATCGCCTAAATCTCCAGTACCGCCGCCACCAAACGGACCACCCTGTGAAGATGCCGACGATCCAACGCCTGCATGTCCAAACTGATCGTAACGCCTGCGTTTATCGTCATTGCTGAGTACCTCGTAAGCCTCGTTTGCTTCCTTGAATTTCTCTTCAGCTTCGCTGTTATCCGGGTTCTTGTCCGGATGGTACTTCATGGCAAGCTTTCTATATGCCTTCTTGATCTCGTCCTTGGTTGCTGAACGTCCAACGCCGAGAACCTCGTAGTAATCTCTCTTCATCGCTTCTCTTAAAAAAATCCTTTAAGTTAGAACAATATATCTCTCTTATCTGGCAACAATAACTTTAGCGTGCCGCAGCACTTTATCGCCCATAACATAGCCGGTCTGATACTCCTCGATCACCGTATCGGGCTCCGCGTCCGGATGATCGACCTGGGTAATGGCTTCATGGAAATTCACATCCAGTTTCTGTCCGCAAGCCTCGATTTGCTTCACCCCTTTGCGTTCAAACCATTTCAGAAGATTCTTCCATAACAGTTCAACACCCTCCAAATACGGACGAGCCTCCCCGGACTGCTCCAGATCATCGGGAGCATGCTCCATAACCCTCTTCATATCATCGACAAGAGGAAGCAGTTCCCTGATGGTATTCTCGATACTCCGGGTTCCTGCTGCTTGAAGCTCCCGCTCTTTCTGTTTACGGAAATTCTCGAAATCAGCGGCAAAACGCATCATTTCACCACGATATTTCTCTGCCTGCTGCTGAGCCTCTTCGAGGGCCTTTTCGAGTTCCTGAACCTTTGCGTCCGACTCCTGACAAGCTCCTTCGGATGCTTCGCCCGAAGAGACTTCCGGGTCTATGCCGAGAGGCTGTTCATCTGCAGGCTGCTTATGCTGCCCCTTTTCATGTTTTTCCTCTTTATGCATTGATGCTTTTTTACTCATAAGTTGTGCTGATACGATTTAATTGACATCTGAAAATGTGGTTGACAAACGGTCCGCCATATAATTGACAACCCGAACAACACGAGCGTAATCCATCCGTTTCGGGCCGAGCACAGCCAGACGCCCCATGGTGTTGCCGACAAAATAAGGTGTTGTCACAACGGTAAAATCTCCTTCAGTCGATGCAGGATTCTCCCTGCCGATAGTTATGCTCACGTCCCGCTCAGTCATAACCTGCGGTACAACAACACCATCGAGATCAACGATCCGGGCAATGCGGGTTTTGTCTTCAATCATACAGATAAGATCCCTGACCTTCTGCGGCTGATCGAACTCAGGCTGGCTGACAATGTATTCGGCTCCTGCAATATAGAGCCTGTCGAGCACCGGTGACTCATCAAAGAGTTCGTCTGCTGAACGAACAATCCTGTTCAGCAGGCCCTGATCGGTATCACAGTCAGCAAGACGCTCAGCAATGGAAGTACGGATCTCATCAAGCGTCAGCCCGGAAAGTCGCTGATTAAGCAGATCGACAACCATCTCGATCTGCCGGCGGGAAACATCGAGATCAAGCTCCATGACAATAGTCTTGACAAACAGAGACTGAATCGACAAAATCACCATAATTCTCGAAGAACTCAAAAGTACCATGTCGAGCCGCTCGAAAACGCCAAGAGAAAGCCGCGGAGACATCACCACACTGAGCTGCTGCGAAATACTGCCCAGAACCTTGGCTGCGGCAAAAAGCACTTCCGACGAATCCTTCCTGTCGATGGTAAAAAGCCGGAGATTGCTGTCGATATGGCGTTTCTCATCATCATCGATCCCCTGAACCATCATGATAAGATCCACATAGTAACGATAGCCCTTATCAGTCGGCACCCTCCCGGCAGAGGTATGGGGCTGACTGATAAATCCTGCGTCTTCCAGATCGGCCATCACATTTCTGATGGTAGCATCGGAAAGTCCAAGATTATAATTTTTTGCTATAAAACGGGAACTTACAGGTGATGCTGAAACAACATAAGCCTGTATGATGATACCAAGCACCTCCCGCTCCCGCGGTGTCAGATCAATAGTTTTCATCGATTGCTCTTCCCTGATAGAGAGTTGCTGCAAACACACGCCAACGCTCAAAATAGAGCCAATTTACAAAAAAAGAACCTGTTGCAGCAGTGGGGAACCATTATTTTTCCATTGTAAACACATACGCAGAACAATAAATTGCAATCCGTTCTTTATCACAGCTCTCCTTTCTATAACCCTCCCCGAATTGCCGAGAGTATTCTGTCATAA
Coding sequences:
- the dnaJ gene encoding molecular chaperone DnaJ; the encoded protein is MKRDYYEVLGVGRSATKDEIKKAYRKLAMKYHPDKNPDNSEAEEKFKEANEAYEVLSNDDKRRRYDQFGHAGVGSSASSQGGPFGGGGTGDLGDIFSAFNDMFGGGARGGGSPFGFEDVFSGGGGRRSRSAGVSGSDLKIRLKLSLEEIAKGVEKTLKIKKQVACDVCNGTGSKTGELETCPTCQGTGEVRQASKTMFGQFVNIAACPTCGGEGRVVKERCTACHGEGIKQGETTVKVNIPAGVEDGNYLTLRGQGNAGPRGGMNGDLIVVIEEVEHKIFARRGDDVVYNLTLSYADMVLGTKVDIPTLEGRVKMTVPPATQPNTVLRISAKGIGHLKAPGRGDHLVRVNVFVPKDPSHQDKELLKELNKSVHMVPDEKKEHEKGFYEKVKDIFS
- the hrcA gene encoding heat-inducible transcriptional repressor HrcA; its protein translation is MKTIDLTPREREVLGIIIQAYVVSASPVSSRFIAKNYNLGLSDATIRNVMADLEDAGFISQPHTSAGRVPTDKGYRYYVDLIMMVQGIDDDEKRHIDSNLRLFTIDRKDSSEVLFAAAKVLGSISQQLSVVMSPRLSLGVFERLDMVLLSSSRIMVILSIQSLFVKTIVMELDLDVSRRQIEMVVDLLNQRLSGLTLDEIRTSIAERLADCDTDQGLLNRIVRSADELFDESPVLDRLYIAGAEYIVSQPEFDQPQKVRDLICMIEDKTRIARIVDLDGVVVPQVMTERDVSITIGRENPASTEGDFTVVTTPYFVGNTMGRLAVLGPKRMDYARVVRVVNYMADRLSTTFSDVN
- a CDS encoding nucleotide exchange factor GrpE, translated to MSKKASMHKEEKHEKGQHKQPADEQPLGIDPEVSSGEASEGACQESDAKVQELEKALEEAQQQAEKYRGEMMRFAADFENFRKQKERELQAAGTRSIENTIRELLPLVDDMKRVMEHAPDDLEQSGEARPYLEGVELLWKNLLKWFERKGVKQIEACGQKLDVNFHEAITQVDHPDAEPDTVIEEYQTGYVMGDKVLRHAKVIVAR